CGCGCCGCCATCTCCACGACCCGCTGACGGCGGCCGGCGCGGCTAGCGGCCGAGCTTGGCGTACTTCGCCTCGGTGGCGGCCTTCTGCGGCTTCCACCACCACTCGTTCTCGCGGAACCACTCGACCGTCGCCTCGAGGCCGTCACGCAGCGTGCGGTACTTCGGCGCCCATCCGAGCTCGGTGCGGATCTTCGTCGAGTCGATCGCGTAGCGCAGGTCGTGACCCGGGCGGTCGGGCACGAAGTCGTAGGCGTCCGCCGGCTGGCCCATGACCTCGAGCAGCTCGGCGAGGATGTCCTTGTTCTGGCGCTCCTCGCCGGAGCCGATCAGGTACGTCTCGCCGATCCGGCCCTTCTCGAGGATCGCCAGCACCGCCGCGTTGTGGTCGTCGACGTGCGTCCACTCCCGCACGTTGACGCCGGCGCCGTAGAGCTTCGGGCGCTCCCCGGTCAGGATGTTCGTGATCTGCCGCGGCAGGAACTTCTCGACGTGGTGGTACGGCCCGTAGTTGTTCGCGCAGTTCGACAGCGTGGCCTGCAGTCCGAACGACCGGATCCACGCCCGCACCAGATGGTCGGAGGCGGCCTTCGAGGCCGAGTACGGCGACGACGGGTCGTACGGCGTGTCCTCGCGGAACTTCTCCGGCGAGTCGAGCGGGAGGTCGCCGAACACCTCATCGGTGGAGATGTGGTGCAGCCGCTTGCCGTGCTTGCGGCAGGCCTCGAGGATCGAGAAGGTGCCGAGGATGTTGCTGTTGATGAACGGCGACGGGTCGTCGAGGGAGTTGTCGACGTGCGACTCGGCTGCGAAGTGCACCACGAGGTCGGTGTCCCCGACGAGCTTGTCCATCAGCGCCCGGTCGGCGATGTCGCCGTGCACGAACGAGATCTTGTCCTCGAAGGTCTTCATGTTGTCGCGGTTGCCGGCGTACGTCAGCGCGTCGATGACCGTGATGTCGAAGTCCGGATTCGTCCGCAGTGCCTGGATGACGAAGTTGGCTCCGATGAAGCCTGCGGCTCCGGTGACGAGCATGCGGGTCATGAAACGAGTGCCTTCCGGTGGGGTCTACTGAGCATCTAGGCTAGCGCGTCGCCCGCCGGCGCCTGCCGGCCCGCACGTCAGTCGTCGTACTCGGTGTCCTCGTCGAACCAGGTGACCGACCGGCGGGCGAACTCCTGCGGCTCCAGGGCCTCGGCCCCTTCGGGCAGCGCGCCGACGACCGGCACACCGACGACCGCCGCCAGGAACTGCCTGGCCTCGGTGTACTTCTCGCCGTCGCTCGGGGCCCCGTCGATGACCAGCCCACTCGGCTCGATGCCCTTGGCGCGCAGCGCGTCGACGGCCTCGACGGCGTCGTCCGTCGAGCGCCCGCAGGCGACGTGGAGCACGAGGTCGATGTCGGCGTCCTCGATCGCCTCGCACACCGAGTACACGAACGCCGCGTCGCCGACACCCTCCTCGAGGTAGACGACGACCAGCTCGACCTCCCGCAGCAGGCCCTGCACCGCCGCCGCGAAGCCGGCGGTGTCGATCTCCGGCTCCTGGATCGAGCCGAGATTCACCCGCGCGCCGCGGAGCCCCGCGGCCGCCGCCATGCCGGCCGCGATGACGTTCGGGCGACCACCGCCAGGGGCAACCAGGATCAGAGTCATGCCTCTATCGTGCCATCCGCGGGACGGCGACGCCGCCGCAACCGGACCGTCCCGCGGGACGTCGGACGGCTACGCTTCTGATGTCGCACGACGGGAAGGTCTCCAGTGGAGGACGAGCTCATCGCCGGCCGTTACCGGATCGGGCGGCCCATCGGCCGCGGCGGGATGGGCACCGTGTGGCTCTGCCGGGACGAGGTCCTGGACCGCGACGTGGCGATCAAGCAGATCGGGTCGTTGCCGGGCGAGGACGCGGACGGCGCCGCCCGCGCGCGCCGCGAAGCCCGTCTCGCAGCGTCCCTGAACCACCCCAACGCGGTCGCCATCTACGACGTCATCGAGCACCACGGCCAGCCGTGGCTGGTCATGGAGTACCTGCACGCCAAGAACCTCTCGCAGCTGATCAAGGAGCACGGCACGCTCGCGCCGGAGCAGATCGCGCCGCTCGCGGCGCAGGTCGCCAAGGCGCTGGCCGCGGCGCATCGCCTCGGCATCGTGCATCGCGACGTGAAGCCCAGCAACATCCTGGTCGACCGGTTCGGCGTCGCCAAGATCACCGACTTCGGCATCGCCAAGGGCAGCACCGATCCCCAGCTCACCCGCACCGGCCTGATGGCCGGCACCCCCGCGTACTTCGCCCCCGAGCTGGCCCGCGGCCGGACGCCGTCCCCCGCCTCCGACGTCTGGGCGCTGGGCGCGACGATCTTCCACGCGCTGGAGGGCCGGCCGCCGTTCGGCCTCGACGAGAACACCATCGCGACGCTGTACCGGATCGGCGCCGAAGAACCGGCCCGGCCCACGCGGGCCGGGATCCTCGCACCGGCGCTCTCCCACCTGCTCGACACCGACGCCGAGCGCCGGTGGAGCATGGCCATGGCCGCCGACAAGCTCAGCGAGCTGGCCGACCCGCGCGCCAACCTGTCAGTGTCCGACGCGAGAGTCGCCCCGCCGGTCCCATTCCAGCCACCGCCGCCGTACGCCGGGCCGGTAGCCGGGGCACCGAGCGGCGTCGCGCTGCCGGCCGCGCCGTGGCCGCCGGCGGAGCCGCCGACCAGGAAACGCGGTGCCCTGATCGCGGCGGTCGTGGCGGCCGTGGCCCTCGTGGGCGCCCTCGTCGTCGCCCTGGTCGTGGCGCGCGGCGGCTCGACGGACGCGGTCACGGCGGCCGACGGCTCGAGCCGGCCGCGCACGACCGCGCCGGCGTCGGCACCGGAGACCTCCCGGGACGACCGGCCCAGCGACCAGTTCTCCAACGCGCCCGTGCCGAGCAGTGCGCCGCCGTCCACCGCCCCGTCGTCGACGGCGACCTCCTCCCCGACGGCGACGCCGAGCGCCGACCCCAACGCGGAGAAGGCGGCGATGGAGGCGGCGGTGGCGCAGTACTACGCGCTGCTGCCGCATGACCCGAAGACGGCCTACCAGCAGTACCTGACCGGCGGCCTCAAGGGCGACTACGGCAAGTACGCCGCCTACTGGAGCTCGGTGAACAGCGTCGCGTGCGACGGGTACGCCGCCGACGTGGCCGCCGGCACCGTCTGGATGCACTGCGTCTATGACGAGGCCGACCAGTACGTCGAGGAGGACCAGATCGCGACTGTGGTGAAGATCGGCGACGCCTACTACCTCAGCGCGATGGCCGTGCCGCAGGAGACGCGGGTCGTCACGCCCAAGTGACGTGGGAGACTCCGCCCATGACCGAACCAGTCCTGCGGCCCCTCGGCCCCGACGACCTCACCGACGAGCAGCGGCCGCTGTACGACGCGATCCTCGGCGGCCGCCGCGGCATCAGCACCCTCGTGCCGCTCACGGACGCCGACGGCGCTCTGCTCGGCCCGTTCGACCCGATCCTGCGCACGCCCGCCATCGGCCAGGCGATCGGGCAGCTCGGGCTCGCGCTGCGCAACGATGCGTCGCTGCCCCGGGCCGTCAACGAGACCGCCATCCTCACCACCTCGGTGCACTGGGCGGCGGAGTTCGAGTGGTACGCACACGCCGCGATCGTGCGGGACGCCGCCATGATGGCCGAGGACGACCTGGAGGCCATCCGTGCGGGTCGCGCACCCGGACAGCCGGAGATCGCTCTGGCGTGGCGCGCGGCCCGCGCGATCCTCGCCGGTGAGCGCATCCCCGGCCCCCTGGTCGAGGAGGTCACCGGCGCGTGGGGAGAACGCGGGCTGGTCGAGCTGTGCGCGATCGTCGGGCACTACTCCCACCTCGCGCTGCTGCTGCGCGCGCTCGGCATCGAGCCGCCGCGCTAGCGCGCGGCCGGCGCCGCGCCCGAGCCGCGAATCCCCTGGGAGCGCCGCCGCCGCGAACTAGACTGGACAGCAGGACCACGACCCGGATCGACAGCGCCCCGGCGCGCTCCCTTGGAGGCAGTCATGTTCGGCAAGAAGGACGACCCCCGCGACGAGCCGTCCCGCGACGTAGCGGCGGACGCCGAACGCGACCCGGCACCGACCAGCGAGCCGGGGCCGTTCTACGACCGTCCGTCCGAGGGCGTCGACGGGGTGCGGCTCGGCGACGACGATGCCACTCGCGTGCACCCGGCTCCCGGTGGGCTCGATCGGCCGAGCACCGACCCGTACCAGGTGCGGCATGACGGAAGCGGCCCGACGCACTACGGCGCCGAGGCGGCGGGCGGGTACGACGGTGACCGTCCGGGGCGGTACGCGGACGACGCGCATCCGCACGTGGACGAGCCCACGCGAACCTTCACCCCGGTGCGGGACGACGGACCGCACGACCGCTACGACGCCCGCCCGGAGGAGCGGTTCATCACCGGGGAGGGGATCGACCGCGACGCGGACGGCGTCCCGGACCGCGTCGAGGAGCCCGGGGTGGTCAAGCGCGGCTTCCACATCTCCAAGGTGGGCGGCTGGCTGCTCGGCCTCACCCGGATCCTGCTGGGCTGGCAGTTCCTGTGGGCCTTCGTGGACAAGACGTTCGGGCTCGGCTTCAGCACGACGAGCGAGCGGGCCTGGATCAACGGCGGCAAGCCCACGAAGGGCTTCCTGGGCGGCGTCCTCGACGATCCGAAGAACCCCTTCCACCCGTTGTTCCAGTACTTCGCCGACCAGTCCTGGACCGACTGGCTGTTCATGATCGGTCTCGCGGGCATCGGCATCGTGCTCATCCTCGGCCTCGGCAAGGTGCTCACCTGGATCGCCGCCATCTCCGGGGTGGTCATGCTGGCGCTGATGTATCTGGCCTCCTGGCCCGCCGGCCACGGCGCGGGAACCGGGACGAAGAACGTCGCGACCAACCCGTTCCTCGACGACCACCTGCTGAACGCGGTGCTGCTCCTGGCGCTGGCGGCCTGCAACGCGGGCGCGTACCTGGGCCTCGCGAAGGCCTGGCGCACGCGCCGCGCCTACAAGGACTGACGTCGCGGCGCCGGTCCTTCGGCGGGCCGGTCAGCGCACCGTGAGGCCGCCGTCCACGACGAGCGACGTGCCGGTGATGTACGACGCGGCGTCCGAGGCGAGGAACACCGCCGCGTTGACCAGCTCGGCCACGTCGCCGGTCCGCCCCATGGGCGCCAGGTCGGCGATGCCCTTCAGGAAGTCGGCGTCCTGCTGGTCGGTCATCTCGGTCGGGAAGTAGCCCGGCTGGATGGCGTTCACGCGGATGCCCTTGCGGCCGGTGAGCTGGACGGCGAGGTCGCGGGTCAGGCCCAGCAGCGCCGCCTTGGTGGCCGAGTAGGCCGCCTGCGGCAGGCCGGCCGACCAGGTGCCCAGCACGCTGGAGATGTTGATGATGTTGCTGCCGGGCTGCATGCGCCGTACGGCGACCTGGCTCATCCAGTACACCCCGTTGAGGTTCACGTCGACGACGGACCGGAACTCCTCGACCGTCTCGCGGGTCATCGGCACGGCGGTGCCGATACCGGCGTTGTTGATCAGGACGTCGATGCGGCCGAGCTCGTCGTACGCGGTCTGCGCGAACCGCTCGCAGTCCTCGGGCGAGCTGGTGTCGGCCTGCACCGCGACGCACCGGCGTCCCGTCTGCTCGACGGCGGCCGCGGTCTGCTCGACGCGGTCCAGGCGGCGTCCGCAGATCGCGACCTCGGCGCCCTGCTCGGCGAACGCGACGGCCATGGCGGCGCCGAGGCCGGAGGAGGCACCGGTGATGAGGACGGTCTTGCCGTCGAAGCGGGTCTGCTCAGCGAAGGAGGTCATGCAGGGATCCTAGGGCCTGCGCCGACGCCCTATCTCCCGCCGCACCGGGCAGGGCGGGCGCTACCAACTGACCGGCAGCGACTCGAGACCGAACACGATCGAGAAGAACCGGTAGTCGACGTCGTCGGGATCGCCGGCGTGCGACAGGCCCGGGAACCGGCGGAAGAGCTCGGGCAGCGCCACCTTGAGCTCCATGCGACCCAGCTCGGCGCCGACGCAGCGGTGGATTCCGTAGCCGAAGGCGAGGTGCGAGGTGCTCCCCCGGCCGATCTGGAAGGTGTCGGCGTCGGGGGTCAGCGCGTCGTCGCGGTTGGCCGCGGCCAGAGACACCAGGACCAGCTGGCCGGCCTTGATCGGCTGGCCGCCGATCTCGACGTCCTCCTTGGCCAGCCGCGGGAAGCCGACCTGGACCACGGTCATGAAGCGCAGCAGCTCGTCGATGATCTCCTGGGCCTGCTTCTCGTCGGCCTCGCGGATCGCGGTGACGTGCGCGGGGTCGCGCATCAGGTGGTGGGCGGCCAGCGCGATCATCGACGCGGTCGTCTCGTGGCCGCCGGTGAGGATGCCGTCGGCGAGCCCGGCCAGCTCGATGTCGTCGATCTCGTCGCCGTGCTCGGCGATGATCTGGCCGATCAGCCCGTCGTTGGGCTCCTTGCGGATCTTGGCGACCAGGCCGCGCAGATACTTCAGCGACTCGCCGATCTCGCCCAGCGAGTCACCGATGTCGCCGGTGAAGTTGAACCGATCGGCGCTGTGGTCGGTGAACTCGTCGCGGTCCTCGTAGGGGACGCCGAGCAGCTCGCAGATGACCAGCGCGGGGATCGGGACCGCGTACAGCTCGACGAGGTCCGCGCCGGGGCCGGCCGCCTCGAGCGCGTCCAGCCGCTCGCGGATGATCCGCTCGATCAGCGGCTCGAGCCGGCGCAGCCGGCGCATCGTGAACTCGGGGGTGACGATCTTGCGCAGCCGCGTGTGGTCCGGCGGATCGAGCAGGCCGAGACCGCCGGGGTCCTGGTTCATCAGCTCGGTGAGCTCGCCGGCCTCGGTGAGCTTGGTGAAGTCGTTGGAGAACCGCTGGTGGTCTCCGAGCACGGCCTTGGCGTCGTCGTAGCGCGTCACGAGCCAAGCATCGACGTTCATCCCTTCGGGCAGCTCGAGCCGGGCGACGGGCGCCTCGGTGCGCAGCGCGCTGAGCTCGTACGCCGGGCTGACGCCGTCGCGCAGCAGCGGGAGGGTGAAGTTGACTTCGGCGGTCATGGACCTGCTCCAGTTGTCGACAGGGTCGGCAGCGGGCGGCCCGCTGCCTCGATTACCACCCCCGACCCTAGCGCCGCGGCGCCCTGGGCCCGCGGATCCGGCCGGTGAGAACCCCCACCGTCGCACCGGGCGTGCGCGGATCTGTCCGACGGGCGGGATACGGTCGGGCCGACGAAAGGGAACCGATGCGCCTGGAGAACGGCACCATCAGCTACTCGCCGGGCGACCTGCGCGCGTTCCTGACCTGCCAGCTCGCCACCCTGCGCGGCGTCGACGCCCTGCTCGGCAGGCGCGTCCCCGCGGTGCCGCAGCCACCCGACGTGCTCGGCGACCGGCTGGGCGAGGCCGGTCGAGCTCATCAGGACCAGGTTCGCGACGAGTTCCGCCGCCGCTACGGTGACCACTCGCCGGGGCGCGAGGGTGGGGTGCTCGACCTCGGGTCCGGCGGCCCCGTGACACCCACGGCGGCCGCGGACGCCGTGGCGCTGCTGGGCACCGGTCCGCAGGTCGTCGCGCAGGTGCCGGTCGCGGCCGGTCGGCTGTACGGCGCCGCCGACTACCTCGTGCGCGTCCACGACCGGTGGCAGCTGGTCGAGGTGCGGCTGGGTCTGCGGCTGAAAGACGTCTACCTGGCACAGATCGGCGCCCTTGCGCTCGGGCTGCTGTCCCGCGGCGTCGCTCTCGAGGCGGACGCGGTGCTGGCCACCGGTCGTGGCGAGCGGCTCCCGGTCCCGCTGCTCGAGGCGATGGACCGGGCACGCGAGGTCATCGCCGCGCTCGAGGCGGCCCTCGACGTCCGTCTCGTCGCCGACGCCCCCGCGTCGTGGGACGACGACTCCATCGCCGCCTGCGGCTGGTGCCCGACCTGCCAGCGCGAGATGACCCTCGCCCGCGACGTGCGGCTGACCGCCGGGCTGCGGATGCCCGACCGCGCCCTGCTGCGGGCGGCCGGCGTCCGCACGATCGACCAGCTGGCCGTGGCCGCCGGCCCGATCGAGGGGCTGGACGAGGCGCGCTTCGAGACGTTGCGCGCGCAGGCCCGGCTGCAGGTGCGGCAGCTGCCGCCGGGGGCCGAGCTGGATCCGAGCCGCGAGCTGCCGCCGGTGTTCGAGGTCTACGACCGTTCCGCGCTCGACGCGCTGCCCTCACCGAGCGACGGCGACCTGTTCTTCGACTTCGAGAGCGATCCGATGTGGGACGGCGGCGACGCCCGCGGGCTGCACTACCTGTTCGGCATGGTGCTGCCGGACGCGCGGGAGACGTACCTGGCGTTCTGGGCGCACGACCGCGACGCCGAGCTGGCGGCGCTGCGCGACTTCGTGCGGCTGCTGACCGAGCGGCTGGTCGCGCACCCCGACCTGCACGTCTACCACTACAGCAGCTACGAGATCGTCGTCCTGCAGGAGATCGCGAAGCGGCACGGCTTCGCCGAGCAGGTCGTCGACGACTGGGTGGCGCGGGGCGTGTTCGTCGACCTGCTGCCGGTCGTGAAGAGCAGCGTCCGGACGTCGCAGCCGGGCTACGGGCTGAAGAAGATCGAGCCACTGTACATGGGCGACGAGCTGCGCACCGGCACCGTGCTCGACGGCGCCGCGTCGGTCGCCGGCTACGAGCGGTATGCCGAGCTGCGCCGGGCGGGGCAGCTGTGCCGCGCCGGCGACGTGCTGGCGGAGATCGCCGACTACAACCGGTACGACTGCGTCTCCACCCTGCGGCTGCGTGACTGGCTGCTGCGGCTGCGCGACGCACGCTAGTGTCCTGAGTCAAAAGAAGACCTGCAGTATCTAGACTTGGGGTATGCCGAACCCGAAGCTCGAGGAACTGGTTCTCAGCCAGGAAGAAGCCGAGACGTTGCGACGGTGGGCGCGGCGTCCGAAGACCGCTCAGGCGTTGGCGTTGCGGTCGCGGATCGTGTTGCGCTGTGCACGCGGCGGCTCGAACACCGAGATCGCGGAGGAGCTCGGCGTTCAGCGCGGAACGGTGGCGAAGTGGCGCTCACGGTTTGTCTCCGATCGGCTCGACGGGCTGCTGGACGAGCCCCGGCCGGGCCGGCCCCGCACGATCACCGACGAGCAGGTCGAGGCGGTGATCGTCAAGACGCTGGAATCTGCGCCGCGGGACGCCACGCACTGGTCGACCAGGTCGATGGCGGCGGAGTCGGGGCTGACCCAGAGCGCGGTCTCGCGGATCTGGCGGGCGTTCGGCCTCCAGCCACACCGCCAGGACTCGTGGAAGCTGTCGAAGGATCCGCAGTTCGTCGACAAGGTCAAGGACGTCGTCGGG
This window of the Cumulibacter manganitolerans genome carries:
- a CDS encoding serine/threonine-protein kinase — translated: MEDELIAGRYRIGRPIGRGGMGTVWLCRDEVLDRDVAIKQIGSLPGEDADGAARARREARLAASLNHPNAVAIYDVIEHHGQPWLVMEYLHAKNLSQLIKEHGTLAPEQIAPLAAQVAKALAAAHRLGIVHRDVKPSNILVDRFGVAKITDFGIAKGSTDPQLTRTGLMAGTPAYFAPELARGRTPSPASDVWALGATIFHALEGRPPFGLDENTIATLYRIGAEEPARPTRAGILAPALSHLLDTDAERRWSMAMAADKLSELADPRANLSVSDARVAPPVPFQPPPPYAGPVAGAPSGVALPAAPWPPAEPPTRKRGALIAAVVAAVALVGALVVALVVARGGSTDAVTAADGSSRPRTTAPASAPETSRDDRPSDQFSNAPVPSSAPPSTAPSSTATSSPTATPSADPNAEKAAMEAAVAQYYALLPHDPKTAYQQYLTGGLKGDYGKYAAYWSSVNSVACDGYAADVAAGTVWMHCVYDEADQYVEEDQIATVVKIGDAYYLSAMAVPQETRVVTPK
- a CDS encoding carboxymuconolactone decarboxylase family protein; amino-acid sequence: MTEPVLRPLGPDDLTDEQRPLYDAILGGRRGISTLVPLTDADGALLGPFDPILRTPAIGQAIGQLGLALRNDASLPRAVNETAILTTSVHWAAEFEWYAHAAIVRDAAMMAEDDLEAIRAGRAPGQPEIALAWRAARAILAGERIPGPLVEEVTGAWGERGLVELCAIVGHYSHLALLLRALGIEPPR
- a CDS encoding SDR family NAD(P)-dependent oxidoreductase, with the protein product MTSFAEQTRFDGKTVLITGASSGLGAAMAVAFAEQGAEVAICGRRLDRVEQTAAAVEQTGRRCVAVQADTSSPEDCERFAQTAYDELGRIDVLINNAGIGTAVPMTRETVEEFRSVVDVNLNGVYWMSQVAVRRMQPGSNIINISSVLGTWSAGLPQAAYSATKAALLGLTRDLAVQLTGRKGIRVNAIQPGYFPTEMTDQQDADFLKGIADLAPMGRTGDVAELVNAAVFLASDAASYITGTSLVVDGGLTVR
- the rfbB gene encoding dTDP-glucose 4,6-dehydratase yields the protein MTRMLVTGAAGFIGANFVIQALRTNPDFDITVIDALTYAGNRDNMKTFEDKISFVHGDIADRALMDKLVGDTDLVVHFAAESHVDNSLDDPSPFINSNILGTFSILEACRKHGKRLHHISTDEVFGDLPLDSPEKFREDTPYDPSSPYSASKAASDHLVRAWIRSFGLQATLSNCANNYGPYHHVEKFLPRQITNILTGERPKLYGAGVNVREWTHVDDHNAAVLAILEKGRIGETYLIGSGEERQNKDILAELLEVMGQPADAYDFVPDRPGHDLRYAIDSTKIRTELGWAPKYRTLRDGLEATVEWFRENEWWWKPQKAATEAKYAKLGR
- a CDS encoding TM0106 family RecB-like putative nuclease; the protein is MRLENGTISYSPGDLRAFLTCQLATLRGVDALLGRRVPAVPQPPDVLGDRLGEAGRAHQDQVRDEFRRRYGDHSPGREGGVLDLGSGGPVTPTAAADAVALLGTGPQVVAQVPVAAGRLYGAADYLVRVHDRWQLVEVRLGLRLKDVYLAQIGALALGLLSRGVALEADAVLATGRGERLPVPLLEAMDRAREVIAALEAALDVRLVADAPASWDDDSIAACGWCPTCQREMTLARDVRLTAGLRMPDRALLRAAGVRTIDQLAVAAGPIEGLDEARFETLRAQARLQVRQLPPGAELDPSRELPPVFEVYDRSALDALPSPSDGDLFFDFESDPMWDGGDARGLHYLFGMVLPDARETYLAFWAHDRDAELAALRDFVRLLTERLVAHPDLHVYHYSSYEIVVLQEIAKRHGFAEQVVDDWVARGVFVDLLPVVKSSVRTSQPGYGLKKIEPLYMGDELRTGTVLDGAASVAGYERYAELRRAGQLCRAGDVLAEIADYNRYDCVSTLRLRDWLLRLRDAR
- a CDS encoding cytochrome P450, with the translated sequence MTAEVNFTLPLLRDGVSPAYELSALRTEAPVARLELPEGMNVDAWLVTRYDDAKAVLGDHQRFSNDFTKLTEAGELTELMNQDPGGLGLLDPPDHTRLRKIVTPEFTMRRLRRLEPLIERIIRERLDALEAAGPGADLVELYAVPIPALVICELLGVPYEDRDEFTDHSADRFNFTGDIGDSLGEIGESLKYLRGLVAKIRKEPNDGLIGQIIAEHGDEIDDIELAGLADGILTGGHETTASMIALAAHHLMRDPAHVTAIREADEKQAQEIIDELLRFMTVVQVGFPRLAKEDVEIGGQPIKAGQLVLVSLAAANRDDALTPDADTFQIGRGSTSHLAFGYGIHRCVGAELGRMELKVALPELFRRFPGLSHAGDPDDVDYRFFSIVFGLESLPVSW